The segment GTCTTGCACGATTTCTTCTACTTTGGCGGGAATTCCCACTTTTGTGTTTGCATCGGTTGAAATGAAACAGTGACATTTcaacaaaacaattttttaatgattagTTTTTTTGAAGAGAAATAAGTTTCTTCATGATAAGGTAAATAACTTTTCTATTAGATGTAGGatagtttcttttttaatacataaatcCGCTTATTTTCTGGAAAACATCTTTATCCTATTGAAAACacacataaatattaaaaaatattctctcaTTTGCATATTAGTTAACCGTAGCAAATTACTAAATGTATAGGAGTTGTTAACTattaagataaattttcaagttcttctaaatcataattaactaATCTAAATCTTCAATGAAATGACTTCAAATTTCtcacaaaaatcatatttgaaattcaaactcTCCTTcaaatttgttcaattttaagtGATCGaattatcttttataaaataattttcaccgctcaaatcttaaaaattcaatatttccGACCGAGATTTGAGCTACAAAACATAATAAGAGATTGGATAAGTTCAAGATACAAAAAAATAGGTGAAAGACATAACTCTCAAATTATGTACAAGGACAGTATGGGTCAATTTAGGTAAGGACTATAAAACATGAACACTAGAATTATAATTGCCTTTATAGCACTTGGAATATTATTAAGAGAGAGAATTACTTAATTTTGCTTCTTCAATTAATAGTTTcttattatatgaatatatttttctccTACATCATTATTACTTGCAACATTATTCACTAGATCGTTGAATTGGATTatctttaatttagttaatttaatCTGGTTCTACCCTAAATGAAATGCAATCATATACGTACCCCATTTCTTTCACTTTtgcttaattttattataaacttTGATTTCGTTACGATCGTTGCAAATAATCAGGGCCAAATGTACGTTTAATTTGTGgtcatgtcatttgcattgatGAAGATACttgtaaattcaaattcaaaaaaatccaATGTGTCATGTCATTTCCATGGTTTGTACGAGGaacaaattaattaagtggtaaaagatctgatataccccttaacTTTGTCATTAGAGCTGATATATtctttgttatgaaagtgacttaTATATATCCCTACTTGTAAATAAATGGCTTACATAATATCCTTtttctctaacggaaatgaaaaaaataataattttaatctaaattcttatttttttctctaaaaaatataatctcatatgattaaatttaatcctcgtcaaacatatttttttggtttcaatgactaatttataattattattttgataatcaaatttatttatgtttcactaatattattgtaaaacttattgtagatgatcaaattttttcttcgaatacgaaattaaattacaacacacacaaaaataatagtttaaattattttttaaaactaaggaatgaaagaaaaaaataaaataagaataaaaaactcaaataattataataaaagaagtcaaaaaataatttatgtatgaaaaaaattaaaatataccttgaactttgatagaagaatcatatatacccctaaataattttttgtaaaaaaattaaaagtaataaatataaatttaaaactattcttttaacttccgttaaatgaagggtatatgtaatccattttgtaacggcagaggtatatgtgagccgtttgtataacgataAGGACATATATAAACCACTTTTATAACAAGAGTATATCAACtacaaatgataaagttgaGAAGTATATTCgaccattttccattttattttattttttgcatttgGGTTTGGCTGCCAGATAGGCTCTGTAAGCAAATTTTAGCCGAGTGGCGAGACACACCCCTGTTCCGCTGCATGCAACCGCACATTTGGCGCCAACTTTACTTAATACCCCATTTACCCTTCTATGTCTTTTTCCTCTCTCAATTATACTCTTTCtatcatattttctttcatgACTTAAATACCCTTTCTTGAACAATTATTATCAATATCTATACTATTTGATTAAGTTGATAGttatattattaaatcaaaTGTGGTctcttaattaatatatatatatatatatatatatatatatatataaaatcctAGTAGAACTTGATCTCCAACATGTAGGTTGAATTAAATATTCCCACGGTGAACGGTGaacatctctttctttcttatcttcatcatttttatatttaattttaattaaattatttaatttgagttgaaaatttattaaaattaatctcTCTATAATAACAAGAATAGACATTAAAATTTCATAGAGTTAAAAATTTGAACTAAGTGGGGAGGAAATGCGAAggttaaaaatgtcaaataaaaGGTGAAGATTCTCAAAGGCGCCACGTGACGAGATTCTCTTAGGCTGGTTTTTGTTATTCCACCCTGCCAACGcccttttatataattatataagtaGTAATTCCCAGTAAACACTAATTAGCAGAGAGAGAGTGAAACATCTTTGGTGTTCATGTGCTTTCTCCGCACATGAAAATGTACCAAATATTTTCACTTTTCTCAAcaacatttttgtttttcttctaagcttaaaaaaaaaattcgacaGTTTCTTATCGAATTTGGTGCGTTAGTACTTCACTCACATTCAAGGTTCTGGCATTTCTGCTGGATGATAGTGAACCGATTTCTTCGAGGTATTTTCCGGCAGATCGGAGTTTCTTCCTCTGTTTCTGAAGCTATCGGTGACGACTGGTTCACGCGTCGGAGATTTAATTAATGCATTAAGAAAAACTCGAAATCTGATTTGATCGAAACTTGAAGCTGCTCCGGGAAGTTGTATCAGCATTGTATGTTACTCATTTATTTGCAGGTATAGCTAATTTTTTGATTGACGAAAAAATCTGTTTCTTCCTTTGGTAGATTTTTGGATTAAAAGTTGGAGGCAAGAGTTTCTCACCTCATTATTTGAAGAAGTGTATTGAATTTTCCCCCTTTGCAGATGCATTAACTTTTATCAGGGAGGAAATTGATTCCAATTCTCCTAAGTTTTCTGGCAGAGAGATTAATTTGAGTGATCAGAGTTTCTTCCTCTGTTTTTGCTGTTCTCTGTTCAACGTGAAAATTTATGCGAAAATTTGATCGCATTTTGGTTTGTCTGTTCCAGCGGATTTTGGAATCTGATTTGATCAACTCACAAGTCGTGTGGAATCGTATGCGATCGTTGAATCAATCATAAAAAATTCCCaggtaattatttatttatattttgctaCATGctagtatattttaattttgctttttaagaaaatgatttcTCGTTATCACTGATATATTAAAGATATAATTACAGTTCAATattttcaagtgatctattttATAAAACAGACTATAGGTTTGCCTTGTGAATCCATTAAGTTATAAATGGCAAATCGAGCCTTATCAAAGCTTACGCAATCAACCAACTGAATTATTAAGGTTAATCAcgaataatttaaatacaaataaattttgtatatgcgcggaaatgaaaaaaaaaattaattaaattgtcatATTTTCCAATATGGACTCGGTACATTGAATTGTTCAGAAATGAcaaaatctgttttttttttttaaagtttgttCTTATTGGTGTTGTGGTCAATATTTTGGAGTAAATGTTGATGGTGTTGTTCTTAAATGCTGATATAGTTTGTTAGTAGATGGTTCACTTCATTAACACGTATAACATATAGTGGCTCCTTTTAGTGCTCTTATTTATGTGCGATGCTTTGGAGTAAAATTGAGTTCAAATTTACTACTATATAGTTTGACTGATTTAAAAGAacgtcaattttatttttaaaagaagaaaaggaaatcATAATTATAGAGCTGGAGTAGAATCTACTTTTGAACTTTGAAGCATTAATGGGCGTTATTTCCTAAGTAATTGAACTGCAATCATAATTGCAAGCCGCAAGGTGTTTAAACCTTAAAACTCCCTAATAAAGAGACTAATTAAGagttaaagtatttttataatattttcattttattggatcacatataatttcatattttaaccaaacttatatcttttaaatgatttaatatgTGACCATTGACCCATAGCTTAAAATTAATCGAGTGTAGAAAGGTCATATAATCGACTCAAACTAATCTGAATGGAGATATAATTATTTACATGTTTCCTGTAGAAGTTACGTGAGAAATATTTGTTACCCTAACGTGATGTAACTGCTAAACTAATGTAATAGATTTGGCAAGTTTTCTCCTAGAGATAAGCTAAACTAGGGATAATTGAGTAAGATGAATTAAGATAcaaattgaacaagtaaaagaaaatagaaagaaatattaattaactagCCAAGAACTTTCTGGTAGTAGGTGTTCATTTATTAGTTTATGGTTTTAAatcttttcaaatatttatttgagtttgattttaatagaaatcgataatatttgatttgatttttaaaaaaatatatcaaaaccgtctataattatattgtatgaaacacaatatattaattatataaaaaaaccgACCTTAATCGAACGATGAACATCACTACTTCCCAATGTTCATTCATATATAAATGGAAAAAGGAATATGTTTGTAACACTATTACTATTCCCTTAGTAATTCCAcattactaaaaatattcatcaaaaaattagttatttatttaaaatcaagacagttctaaaatattatttcctaTACACAATTAGTCAAAATAGTGATTAATGAGTGTGTATATCTAGTAAGTATTATTGATGAATAAgacacataaataaaatatacccaAAAAAGCTAAAGAGTAAAggtattatttttgaaagaaacatATAGTAAAAAGAAAGTAAACAAGGAGTATTACATTATGAGCATAGAAAATAGAGTTCGAATGTGAACATATTTAATTAAGATGGTAAGGGAAATTTATGGAGCTATATACTCTATTAAACTGTACACTTACCCACTGACGATAACTCCGAGGATACAGTAATTTAAAGAACGATATGGTCAATGAAGGAGTTAGAAATTAGGAGTGACAGACTCATCTTCCCATACCCAAACTTCAATTTCTACTTTCTTATCAAACAACCACTTATGTGTCATCCTCATCTCAATAAATACTTTTTCACGGGCTCCTCCTCCTTCCGTTTTATATTACTTAGTCTATATTGATCTGACATATTTTAAACGATATTAATAAATACCCTTTTAACAACATTTCAGTAATATTGAAACAAATAAGGGTATAAAtctgtgaaaaatattttttaaacaaatttagtTTGTTAAATCCTACTATCTAGTAATTATCTTGCATAGATGTAGGAATAATTAGGTTTATTCCAACATCCCTCACACCCCACGTGCCCATTTTTTCTCCTTAGACTAATTCATCACCTAGTATACAAAATTCAACGCCATCGTTCTTTTCATAAAAGATTGGAGCTCAAATTTGTATCCATTGATGAAGTTTAGTACTTACTCTTCTTCTTCGACATTAAAACTGAGGGATTCTACATAGAAATCGACTGCAAAATTATGCTTAttatgtcatattcataactGGGGACAAATCTTTGTTCTTTACAAAGGTAAGAACCTAGTTACTCTTTCGTGTGAACTTCACAAGGATAATGTAGTATCCACACGCAGGATGCAACAGCGACATGGATATCTAATTACTCTCCCCGTCTCAAATTATTTGTCGTGTTTCTAGTATGAATTTTTGGTTATTTATGTCTAGTTATATAATACTTCTGGTAATTTTCTCAAATTAGTTCTCAACGCACGTCAAATCTCTCATAAGACTTCTAGTAAGTCAAATTTTGGTTTACAAATATGAAATGGTTGTAAATTCCAAGGAGAAATATTAATTGGTATTTAACTCTACAATTTTTCTACTACTATTACTGTTTCATTATAGGTCAGTCCAATTACGGTTATACCCATATCCTTTTAATAGAACAGGCAAGCTAAGTAAGGATAAACTAGTCATGTTCGAAGTCCTTTTTAATTTGTGCTTTGCGGTTGTTAAACAGAATCATCCTTTATGTGTTCGTTGTGCACAAAGCATACTTTTGTCATGAATAGCTTCTTTATAAAGACTCATCTCATTTACTGTTTAGAATTCAACAAGCCTCCAACAGACCTTCTTACTTATCTCTCCttgatttcttcttctaatgTATAGGTTCTAGGTTGCTACAACAAGTGATCAAGTCTCTTAGCGATTAATCATGGCCTGTAGTTGTATATCCATAATGAACTCTCCTATAAACAGAACCTCTAAAGATGCCTGGACGGAGCAAGACAACTTTCGGAGGTCATTTCCGAGCAAAGAGACTCGTGAAAAAGCTCAAATGAGAAGATCTTATTCCGACAACCACCTGTCTTGTCGTGCAAATCGTATCCAGAGTTTAGAAACTCAGCCAAAATTGAAGAGTAGTCGTTCTACAGGAGGTCCCTTTAAAATTCAGTTGTCAAGTTCGTTCCTCCCGGATTCTCTACGGTCATTCCTGTTTGATATCGAGACCAGTAAGGATATTAACATCGATGGTGTTATCTTTGAGAGTGATCATGATCATGATGATGACAACGAAGGGATAGAGACTGAGGAAGAGACAAGAAGGTCCAATTGGATTCAAAGGCTCGTTGAGCTAAAGAGGAATTGGATAGAGAAACAGAAGGAGGAGGATGCAGAGATAAGTGAAGACAACCTGGAAAACAGCGGTGAAGACTGCGAGGAAGAAGGTTGTGAAGTAGACTATGAGGGTGACAATGAAGAAGCTGATGAGATGAACATTGATAGAGAATCATTCTCCAGGTTGTTAAGGCGAGTTTCATGGTCAGACTCCAAGCTTTTCTCTAAGCTGGCATTCTTATGCAACATGGCTTATGTTATTCCCGAGATCAAGGTTTGTTCACTTATCCAGGACATACATAAGGttttttgtgcatatttttctttttctggaAGTCTGATTGCTAAATCCCACCATGATAGCCAATTATCCTGTCATAGCCCTTCGTAAAACAAGCTAAGGTAGATTTCCCTGGGAAACCATATTCTGTGTTCAACGAAGGCCTTCCAGTACCGCCCCTAACACCTGCCTTAGGTGATCTTAAATAAGGTGACCATGGCTGTGCATCGATAAATTAGCCATGTAATCAAAGAGGGACCTAGAACAATTCAAGCCTCTCAATCAACATGCATGACTAATTAGTTAGTATCTATTTCAATTATTCTCATCAAGTCTAATAAATGAAAATCATTTGTCCAATATGCAGGCCAGGGATTTAGAAAGATGCTATGGTCTGGACTTTGTAACATCTTCCTTGGTGAAAAAAGCAGAAGCTATGGCTATCAAAGCCAAGTTCGACAAGGATTCAGTTTGTGTGCCAGTTCCATCATCAGATAATTCAGTGCCTAATCGAGATAAAACAGAGGAAATTGAGCATAAGTGTCTACCTCCGCCATCAGTTGCTTATGATATAGCAGCTTCGGCAGCATCTTATGTCCAATCCCGTGCTAAGGGCCTATTATCAGTTGGCAGTGAGTCCAAATTGGTAGTTGATGATGCGACCTTGAAAGCTAACAAAGGGTGCTCAGCAGATgaaaaagataactcttcccaaAGAGTATACAAGTCAGAGATGGCTGCATATGTAGCTGCATCAACAATGACAACAATGGTTGCTGCTGATGAGAAACAAAAACTGGAGGCAGCGAGGGACCTTCAATCACTTCAATCCTCACCTTGCGAATGGTTTATTTGTGATGACCTGACCACATATACTCGCTGTTTTGTTATTCAGGTAACTCCTTTCTAGTAAACTTGATGACAAACAAAGGAACATGCATGAAAAAGTGTAGTGAAATAGCACAACTCATATAAACAATTGAATCTGCAATCGAAGTGGGACACTGAAAAAGAAACCCTCCGTTTCTTTTTATATAGCAGTATTTGACTTAtcacgaagtttaagaaaaaagaatttttggAATTTGTGATCCTAAACAGGCCATGACATTCCAATGgctaaaaaaaaatgtcatattaagagttatattattttcaaatatggAAAGGTACCATTCATTTTTGGAGTGGATTGAAAAGGAAGAGTGTCATATAAATTTAACAGGTGTGGATATTATTCACGTTCATCCAGATTGACAAGTTTATATGTGCGAACTGCAGGGATCAGACTCATTGGCTTCATGGAAGGCAAATCTCTTCTTTGAACCCTGCAAATTTGAGGTAGGCATCAGAAGTGACTCTCtgtatttcttgtttttataattatgggAAAGATGAAGTGATTCAGCAACTAATAATTTCATTGTCACAGGAAATGGATGTGTTGGTTCATCGAGGAATTTATGAAGCTGCAAAAGGAATTTATGACCAATACATGCCAGAGATAATGGAGCATCTGCAGAGGTTTGGCAACAAGGCGAAGTTTCAGTTTACTGGCCATTCTCTTGGAGGAAGCCTCTCACTTCTGGTCAACTTAATGCTGCTAACTCGGAAGGTTGTCAAACCGTCCTCTCTTCTACCAGTTGTCACTTTTGGATCACCATTTGTGTTCTGTGGTGGTCAAAAGGTGCTCAATGATTTGGGTTTAGATGAGAATCATGTGCAGAGTGTGATGATGCATAGAGACATTGTTCCGCGAGCATTTTCATGCAACTACCCAAACCATGTGGCCCAAGTCCTCAAACGTTTAAATCGTACATTCAGATCCCATCCTTGTCTGAATAAGAATGTGAGTACACACTCTCATACATCGTTTctagatttaaaattttgaagctACTTCAAACCCCTTCTAATACAGAGAATAACCAAGTTTTACAACTGAATGTTACTTCTAGCTTTGTGTAACAATCTAACCCACCCTGGGACGTGTGCTTGTTCTTGCAGAAACTTCTATACTCTCCAATGGGAAAGATATTCATCATCCAGCCTGATGAGAGGTCATCTGCCCCTCACCCTCTGCTTCCTCCAGGCAGTGGCATTTATTCCCTAGACAGCACCAATTGTGCATTTACTAGGAGAGCTTTCAGAGTTTTTTTGAATTCTCCACACCCATTAGAGATTCTAAGTGTCCCTACAGCATATGGTTCTGGTGGTACAATTCTCAGAGACCATGACTCGAGCAATTATCTGAAGGCTGTGAACAACATTATAAGGCAACACACAAAACTACTTGTCCGGAGAGTAAGAAAACAGAGGAACCTGATTTGGCCGTTATTGGCTTCACAATCTCCACATGCATGGAGCCATGAGCGCGACATAGAAGATAGAGGAATATTAAGAAAGGAAATAATGTCAAGCGTTTGATTTCCTAGTGAGAATTCATACCCTACCTATTGAGGCCTTCTCTTGCCCCAGACCTGCCAGCCAAATTATAAGTCTATTACAAGAGCTCAAcctcatttgagaattgttctaCCTAATTAGAACCTATAAGTTATCCTACAACCTATGATCTTTAGAGAACTATAAGAGGGAGAGATGGTTCAgcctattataatttatatgaagACTTTCAATGTACTAATAGCAACAAAGTGCAGACATATCAGGAGAGCACATAAGCAAAGGAGCTTGGTTTGACTACTTTGGTGCATGATATCAGTAGCCATACTTTGGAAAAGAAGAATGGGTATAGTAATTACTGAAATCATAAGAGGAAGTACATGAAATGTTGTCAAATTATATCATCTTCTATATAGTCTACCGAGTCAGAACACCTTGTCAAGTAATTGTATCATGGAAATAGTTGTTTATAGTGTAAATAAAGTGTCAACTTGTGAAGTCTTACTTGAAAACTAGTGATAAGAATTTGTAAGCTCCTCTCACCATACACAATTACACACAGTACGGGATCATCAAAAGTTCATAATGCTCTTCTTATCAGAAGAAAGAACTATGCTAAATTGTCCTACATTGTTTAACGTTGTTTCAAGTACCCAATGTGAAACACTGCATCCATACAAAAGCACAGACGTGTTATTGTTATAGAAACCCACACTCCTTCAAGAAATGAAATGACAACGTTTCAAGAGTTTGTCAAACTCCTTTACGTTTTCCCCATTTTGCTGTTTTTCTCCCACAAGGCCAGAAACTCCATTATTCTTAGGTTGAGAAATTTGAAGAACTAACTAGTCGGCGTCGGAAAGTCTATTGTTAATGTCGAAAAAAAATGCTTAAcgttctttaattttataatattaaatatatcatgtggaaacttaaaattaatgatgcttaaaaaaacattttttccaaaaacaaactaaaaaaaaaaaatataacaaaaacgGAAGGAGTAATGTGAAAGGGAAAGAAAAATTTACATTCGAGAAACGTGTATATTAGGAGCTCTATTCAAGGACTGCATGCATCCGGCGGTCCAACACAACCTAACGCTAGTTGAGATTAACATCGATGCACATGAGGTACTAACCTAAATcaatacaattttttcctaattttcaGACCtaatatcttaaaatatgattattgaataattgaattatgccaattaattaatctttcaagattttctAAGTTTATCGTATTGAAGATTCCTAATTCTTTTTAACGctagaattttttatataattaaagtagaagttttattttttgtataatgaaACAAAAAGTGTATGTTAAAAGGAGAACTTTCACTTATAGCCACTAAAAATAGCCTAATTGTTctttatagttataatttgataattacaatttgtagttaCATGTTttatggaggagagaggtgagcgagactGGGAAGAGAGAACAAAAAATGgaagaggtgaattgtatacatatatttgttagataattgtatattatacatatgcatttgtataaatgACAAGCAAAATtggaagagagaggagagaggcaagcgagattgggagagagatgagcgagagagggcagagagtgagagagagaggtgaattgtatacgtattttggttagataattatatattaaacatatacatatgtataaatgacaagcgagactgggagaggaAAGAGAAAGGCGAGCGAGGttgggagagagacgagcgagagagggtagagagtgggagagaggtgaatcaTACATTTGTATACAAATGTATgtagctaattatacaatttgaagtcagcccacataattaatgtagAATGTTAGTGGTGAGTGataattatagtaaattataattataatgaataattaagtaaaataaatttgcTTAACCGCATAATTTTCTCGTATTAAAATTGACAGAACTAAATGATATAACATACATTccatcaatttttgagaaaattgacAGAACTAAATGATATAACATACACTCCATCAATTTCAATATCTTGGACATAGAATATAGctatatatataagaattaattttggataaaatttaaaagtcaaatagatttaataataaaaacctAAAGGtcaaatcaattatatttatatggcTTAAGTCATATTCAGCATCCTAAAGTTGTCCGTATATTTCACTTGAACACTTGAATTGAGATTTATACCTATTAAACATCTCTAGTAATTTAAATTGATACCACTTAAGCACGTTTTGCCTACATGGCACTTTAAATGTGATTCACGGCAAATGAGCGCGTGAAAACATATCTTtagacattttaattttttattttttttaaaaaaaatctctttcttcttccttaagaAGGTTACAGTCACTTTCTCCGGCAGCCACTATTACTGCCGCCACCATACACCTTCTTCTTCATATATTCTTTTCTCCCCCCTCATTTAAGTCGTTGTCACTATCATCTCCGCCATTAACGTCGCTGCTcagtcatttttttcttcaaatctatATGCTTGGTCGTGTTTTTTCTTCAGTTTTAGAATGAATtggttgtgtttttttttcttcaaatcttggactaaattattttttatggattTGTGAAAGAAAGCAAGATTACAATGCCATTAACGTCGCCGCTCAGtcgtaattttatttattttgaatctcAATCTTCCAGGATTGATTTAAGTTAGAAGAGAAAATGATGGATTGTTTCCAATGAATGGCAGCACCGCGGATTTAAGTTAGTAGA is part of the Solanum lycopersicum chromosome 1, SLM_r2.1 genome and harbors:
- the LOC101245704 gene encoding phospholipase A1 PLIP1, chloroplastic — protein: MACSCISIMNSPINRTSKDAWTEQDNFRRSFPSKETREKAQMRRSYSDNHLSCRANRIQSLETQPKLKSSRSTGGPFKIQLSSSFLPDSLRSFLFDIETSKDINIDGVIFESDHDHDDDNEGIETEEETRRSNWIQRLVELKRNWIEKQKEEDAEISEDNLENSGEDCEEEGCEVDYEGDNEEADEMNIDRESFSRLLRRVSWSDSKLFSKLAFLCNMAYVIPEIKARDLERCYGLDFVTSSLVKKAEAMAIKAKFDKDSVCVPVPSSDNSVPNRDKTEEIEHKCLPPPSVAYDIAASAASYVQSRAKGLLSVGSESKLVVDDATLKANKGCSADEKDNSSQRVYKSEMAAYVAASTMTTMVAADEKQKLEAARDLQSLQSSPCEWFICDDLTTYTRCFVIQGSDSLASWKANLFFEPCKFEEMDVLVHRGIYEAAKGIYDQYMPEIMEHLQRFGNKAKFQFTGHSLGGSLSLLVNLMLLTRKVVKPSSLLPVVTFGSPFVFCGGQKVLNDLGLDENHVQSVMMHRDIVPRAFSCNYPNHVAQVLKRLNRTFRSHPCLNKNKLLYSPMGKIFIIQPDERSSAPHPLLPPGSGIYSLDSTNCAFTRRAFRVFLNSPHPLEILSVPTAYGSGGTILRDHDSSNYLKAVNNIIRQHTKLLVRRVRKQRNLIWPLLASQSPHAWSHERDIEDRGILRKEIMSSV